A region from the Enterobacteriaceae endosymbiont of Donacia clavipes genome encodes:
- the rplC gene encoding 50S ribosomal protein L3: MIGLVGKKMGMTRIFTETGISIPITVIQFETIRITQIKNILNNGYNAIQMTTGFKKTSRINKSEIGHFAKAKTKAGYILWEYRLSNNYKNNFYVGQKLNINIFKKIIKVDITGISKGKGFSGTVKRWNFKTQDSSHGNSLSHRVPGSIGQNQTPGKVFKGKKMAGQLGNKKITVQNLYIIKIDLLKNLLLIKGAVPGYTGSNVIVKPAIKI, encoded by the coding sequence ATGATTGGATTAGTTGGAAAGAAAATGGGTATGACTAGAATTTTTACTGAAACCGGAATATCTATTCCAATAACTGTTATACAATTTGAAACTATTCGTATTACACAAATTAAAAATATTTTAAATAATGGTTATAATGCAATACAAATGACGACAGGTTTTAAAAAAACTAGTAGAATTAATAAATCTGAAATAGGACATTTTGCAAAAGCTAAAACTAAAGCAGGATATATTTTATGGGAATATCGTCTTTCTAATAATTATAAAAATAATTTTTATGTAGGACAAAAATTAAATATTAATATTTTTAAAAAAATAATTAAAGTTGATATTACTGGAATATCAAAAGGAAAAGGTTTTTCAGGTACTGTAAAAAGATGGAATTTTAAAACACAAGATTCTAGTCATGGTAATTCTTTATCACATAGAGTTCCTGGATCTATTGGTCAAAACCAAACTCCTGGAAAAGTATTTAAAGGAAAAAAAATGGCTGGACAATTAGGTAATAAAAAAATTACTGTTCAAAATTTATATATTATTAAAATAGATCTTTTAAAAAATTTGTTATTAATAAAAGGTGCTGTACCTGGATATACGGGGAGTAATGTAATTGTTAAACCAGCAATTAAAATTTAA
- the rpsJ gene encoding 30S ribosomal protein S10, whose protein sequence is MQNQRIRIRLKAFDHRLIDQSTAEIVETAKRTGAQVRGPIPLPTRKEKFTILISPHVNKDARDQYEIRTHKRLVDIIEPTEKTVDALMRLDLAAGVDVQISLG, encoded by the coding sequence ATGCAGAACCAAAGAATCCGTATTCGTCTTAAAGCTTTTGATCATCGTTTAATTGATCAATCAACAGCGGAAATCGTTGAAACTGCTAAACGTACTGGTGCTCAAGTTCGTGGTCCTATACCTTTGCCTACTCGCAAAGAAAAATTTACAATATTGATTTCACCTCATGTAAATAAAGATGCAAGAGATCAATATGAAATTCGTACTCATAAACGTTTAGTTGATATTATAGAACCCACAGAAAAAACTGTAGATGCATTAATGCGTTTAGATTTAGCAGCTGGAGTTGATGTTCAAATTAGTTTAGGTTAA